A genome region from Vallitalea okinawensis includes the following:
- a CDS encoding sulfite exporter TauE/SafE family protein encodes MLMNLIIAIIAGWGAGVVTGLVGASAAVIITPMLVTFAGFDPFIAIGIALATDVFASGISAYTYSKHGNIEVKKGMYLAIFAFIFAIVGSYLSTFIESSSLGNTSALITLLMGIRFLRKPLNESVAKMKESNKFKFFQERPVFSSIFFGSIIGIICGFVGAGGGIMILLILSLILGYEMKTAIGTSVLIMIFTAFAGAVAHFAIPYEAVGMDTTTQLMYTAVCVVTGLIGAKMAAKFANFASEEKLNKVVGVTLTILGAVMVIQKWI; translated from the coding sequence ATGTTAATGAATTTAATTATAGCTATTATCGCTGGCTGGGGTGCTGGAGTTGTCACTGGTTTAGTAGGCGCATCTGCAGCCGTTATCATTACGCCAATGCTTGTAACCTTCGCTGGTTTTGATCCATTTATCGCCATTGGTATCGCCTTAGCTACAGATGTATTTGCATCCGGTATCAGTGCGTATACTTACTCGAAACACGGTAATATAGAAGTTAAAAAAGGTATGTATTTAGCCATCTTTGCTTTTATATTTGCAATTGTGGGTAGTTATTTATCCACTTTTATAGAATCTTCTTCATTAGGTAATACATCTGCGCTAATTACATTGCTTATGGGTATTCGTTTCTTAAGAAAACCATTAAATGAATCTGTTGCAAAAATGAAAGAAAGTAATAAATTCAAATTCTTTCAAGAGAGACCTGTATTTAGCTCCATATTTTTTGGTTCAATTATCGGTATAATCTGTGGATTCGTTGGTGCAGGTGGCGGTATCATGATTCTATTGATCCTATCACTTATTTTAGGATACGAGATGAAAACAGCCATCGGTACTTCTGTTCTCATTATGATATTTACGGCTTTTGCAGGGGCTGTAGCGCATTTCGCTATACCGTATGAAGCTGTTGGTATGGATACAACAACTCAACTGATGTACACAGCTGTTTGTGTTGTAACTGGTTTGATTGGTGCTAAAATGGCTGCTAAGTTTGCTAACTTTGCATCAGAAGAGAAACTAAATAAAGTAGTTGGTGTTACATTGACTATTTTAGGAGCTGTTATGGTTATTCAAAAATGGATTTAA
- a CDS encoding MFS transporter — MIKKSYKNNVILNYLYTFTKSFDLTQGIWMLFLASKGATLFQLGLLEGTFHVVSFIMETPTGAIADLYGRKFSRILGRFFSIIGLLLMVVGDSFIYYLISFMILPISYNLESGAGEALIYDSLKILGKDQDYMKYNGRIEFTYQIAAVIALFIGGIIGTLSYEHVYFVAMGISVLALIQTLGFKEVKTQQTKKEKMFKAIKLQYVDTYKAIKGNGRLTYLIIFSSLLGTFITASFYYLQNYWKGYGYDEWIIGLFLGASCIGGALGGLFAHKIEKAFGERALLKYSPFLVVIGLWGLPFIPSSAIAFVLITIVEAIIFVAVSDYINQLIESERRATILSFQSMVFSFGMITVFPLFGLIADHLDITFAFIGLAILATIMSVINYRLLQQNKNKESYNIRKEKEHM; from the coding sequence ATGATTAAGAAAAGTTATAAAAATAATGTGATATTAAATTACTTATATACATTTACAAAGTCCTTTGACTTGACACAAGGTATATGGATGCTGTTTTTAGCATCTAAGGGAGCAACACTTTTTCAGTTAGGATTACTGGAAGGTACATTTCATGTGGTGTCTTTTATAATGGAAACACCTACTGGAGCCATAGCTGATTTATATGGCCGAAAATTTAGTAGAATACTAGGGCGTTTTTTTAGTATTATTGGGCTTCTACTTATGGTTGTTGGTGATTCATTCATCTACTACTTAATATCTTTTATGATTTTACCAATATCTTATAATTTAGAATCAGGAGCTGGTGAAGCACTTATATATGATTCATTAAAGATCCTAGGAAAAGACCAAGACTATATGAAGTATAATGGTCGCATAGAGTTTACCTATCAAATAGCTGCAGTTATAGCCCTATTTATCGGTGGAATCATTGGTACATTAAGTTATGAGCATGTTTACTTTGTCGCCATGGGTATTTCAGTATTGGCACTTATTCAGACATTAGGTTTTAAAGAAGTAAAAACGCAGCAGACTAAAAAAGAGAAAATGTTTAAGGCTATAAAGCTACAGTATGTAGATACCTATAAAGCCATTAAAGGTAATGGTCGATTGACATACTTGATTATCTTTTCTTCATTATTGGGTACATTCATAACGGCTTCCTTTTATTACTTACAGAATTATTGGAAGGGTTATGGTTATGACGAATGGATCATCGGTTTATTCCTAGGGGCCTCCTGCATTGGTGGTGCATTAGGTGGTTTATTTGCTCATAAGATTGAAAAAGCTTTTGGTGAAAGGGCTTTATTGAAGTACTCCCCCTTTTTAGTGGTGATAGGTTTATGGGGATTACCATTTATCCCATCAAGTGCGATAGCATTTGTTCTCATCACTATTGTAGAAGCCATTATTTTTGTAGCAGTTTCTGACTATATTAATCAGTTAATAGAAAGTGAAAGAAGGGCGACCATCTTATCTTTTCAAAGCATGGTTTTTAGCTTTGGGATGATAACTGTTTTTCCTTTGTTTGGACTTATTGCAGATCACTTAGACATCACATTTGCATTTATCGGTCTGGCTATATTAGCCACTATCATGTCCGTTATAAATTATCGACTACTGCAACAAAATAAGAATAAGGAAAGTTATAATATTAGAAAAGAGAAGGAACACATGTAA
- a CDS encoding ion transporter, whose translation MMKARIYEIIEKGDVDDRRSVMFDIFITTLIVVNILVVFLEYNKGYDAGNRPLAYNIIEYVSVGIFTVEYALRIYTADVRFEGLPKWRARMKYIFSGMALIDLVAILPTYLPFLLAIDLRVLRMDRLFRLLRLFKLSRYYQSMNVMMRVLKNEKEQLVMTISITLMLIFIAASLMFYIERDINPEFETLSDALWWAIATLTTVGYGDIYPTTDGGRLLSAIIAVLGIGLVALPTGILSSGFMEEINKQKKDKETDYHVELKEKYPYNYCPHCGEKLPRDK comes from the coding sequence ATGATGAAAGCCAGAATCTATGAAATTATAGAAAAAGGAGATGTAGATGACCGCCGAAGTGTTATGTTCGATATATTCATTACAACTTTAATTGTGGTTAATATTTTAGTCGTCTTCTTAGAATATAATAAGGGTTATGATGCTGGTAATCGGCCTCTGGCTTATAATATTATTGAATATGTTTCAGTTGGTATTTTTACAGTAGAATATGCCTTAAGAATTTATACTGCAGATGTTCGTTTTGAAGGGTTACCTAAGTGGCGAGCCCGGATGAAGTACATTTTTAGTGGTATGGCGTTAATTGATTTGGTAGCTATCTTACCTACCTATTTACCTTTTTTACTAGCTATCGATTTGCGCGTGTTAAGGATGGACCGTCTCTTTAGGCTATTAAGATTATTTAAGTTAAGTCGCTATTATCAATCTATGAATGTCATGATGAGGGTTTTAAAAAATGAAAAAGAACAGCTGGTAATGACAATATCCATCACATTGATGTTAATATTCATTGCTGCATCATTGATGTTTTATATTGAAAGAGATATAAATCCAGAATTCGAAACACTTTCAGATGCTCTATGGTGGGCTATAGCTACTTTGACAACAGTAGGTTATGGTGATATTTATCCAACTACTGATGGTGGTAGACTGCTCAGTGCTATTATTGCCGTATTAGGTATTGGTCTGGTAGCATTGCCAACAGGTATCTTAAGCTCAGGGTTTATGGAAGAAATTAATAAGCAAAAGAAAGATAAAGAAACGGATTATCACGTAGAATTAAAAGAAAAATATCCATATAACTATTGTCCTCATTGTGGTGAGAAACTACCAAGGGATAAATAA